From Gimesia panareensis, the proteins below share one genomic window:
- a CDS encoding transposase, whose protein sequence is MPHQDTEHLRINIQSMKAIFDRLIPCETSSLVRHGNASLDPGWLAAVAILCMGWTAKGTLGERVKTAYTVAGELFQVSTTVTRQGLMKALANYGQPLVDLVIQHLSSKLGQWKGYRTTAGKVTLAVDATKFSAPRSAANQREFAPGIHHRRSAKYRKKADESKALTVQLLTTVLWHLGSGLPFRWCIQGAAGSERIAAREMLESLPENVRLVGDAQYTGAPLWSAIMESGHSFLFRVGSNVTLLKSLGQLKIRDGFVYYWPDSMQRRDQSPLVLRLFQIHNGRNKIYLVSNELEMTDACACKLYRQRWGIEVFFRSVKQSCERSKLCCQTPVNVITELNWTLIGIWVALFVGKDMLHKQGTNLKKLSPIKVIRVFSQAVTIIACHAQQWAPLTDLLSQSVLAEEKRPNNRKASRGHPCKKRKRQCGKPTIIQATTDQKKLAKIYLE, encoded by the coding sequence ATGCCGCATCAAGATACCGAGCATCTTCGCATAAATATTCAGTCAATGAAAGCGATTTTTGACAGGCTGATTCCCTGCGAAACGTCTTCCCTGGTACGTCACGGCAATGCCTCTCTGGATCCGGGCTGGTTGGCTGCGGTTGCCATTCTCTGCATGGGCTGGACTGCCAAAGGAACACTTGGCGAAAGGGTAAAAACGGCCTACACGGTTGCCGGTGAGCTCTTTCAGGTTTCGACGACAGTGACACGACAAGGGCTGATGAAAGCTCTGGCGAACTACGGACAGCCATTGGTGGATCTGGTGATTCAACATCTTTCCTCAAAACTGGGACAATGGAAGGGCTATCGAACCACAGCAGGCAAAGTCACTCTGGCCGTGGATGCCACCAAGTTCTCTGCGCCTCGCTCAGCAGCCAATCAGCGTGAATTTGCACCAGGGATCCATCATAGAAGGTCGGCGAAATACCGCAAAAAAGCCGATGAATCCAAGGCGTTAACCGTTCAACTGTTAACGACCGTGCTCTGGCATCTGGGCAGTGGGTTACCGTTTCGCTGGTGTATTCAGGGGGCAGCTGGCAGTGAGCGAATTGCGGCCCGGGAAATGCTGGAATCCCTTCCAGAAAATGTCCGACTGGTTGGGGATGCGCAATATACAGGTGCTCCGCTGTGGTCAGCCATCATGGAGTCAGGGCATTCTTTCCTGTTTCGTGTTGGTTCGAACGTAACCCTGTTAAAATCACTTGGTCAGTTGAAAATTCGTGATGGCTTCGTCTATTACTGGCCCGACTCTATGCAGCGTCGAGACCAAAGCCCGCTGGTCCTGCGTCTGTTCCAGATCCATAATGGCAGGAACAAGATCTACCTGGTGAGCAACGAATTAGAAATGACCGATGCATGTGCCTGTAAATTATATCGTCAAAGATGGGGGATTGAGGTTTTCTTCCGCTCAGTAAAACAATCCTGTGAACGCAGCAAGCTATGTTGCCAGACGCCTGTAAATGTCATCACAGAATTAAACTGGACTCTGATCGGAATCTGGGTTGCGTTATTTGTCGGAAAAGACATGTTGCATAAGCAGGGAACGAATCTCAAAAAACTCAGTCCGATCAAAGTGATTCGTGTGTTTTCTCAGGCTGTCACGATAATTGCCTGCCATGCTCAGCAATGGGCGCCATTAACCGACCTGCTTTCGCAATCCGTGCTCGCCGAAGAAAAACGGCCGAATAACAGAAAAGCAAGCCGGGGACATCCGTGTAAGAAAAGGAAACGGCAATGCGGAAAACCAACTATCATTCAGGCAACAACGGATCAAAAAAAACTGGCGAAAATCTATCTTGAATAA